The stretch of DNA cttctcttacGGAGTAATATGCAAAATTAGCTAGATCCATGCCCAGTCTACACTAAAAGAGCATAAGAACTTATTTCTGGGATTATAGGCTAAACAGAAGTATGGCAAGCTACGCAGATAACAAGGCAACTCGAAACTATTTtttcaagcaaatgtaaacagtATCAGACACACATAAATCATACCACAATATCATACTTCAGACGTAAACCGAACAAACAAAATTCATATCAGAGTATTTAGACATAAGTTGTTTACATCAGCCAACATTATATCCAACGGAACTTGAGGATATTATGTTCTTAAATACAGAGAAGGTTTACCTCACTGAATGGATCTTTTATATCATCACGCTCGACGCTGCTTTCCTGTAGAGTGCATACATGCAAGTTAATTACTATGCATAAGAAGTCCATCAGGTGTATTAGGACCACCGTATACTTACATAGTTAGGAAAAATAACCATGTCAACATCATCGGGGACGTCAGCTAACAGGCGTTTGATGGAATACTGCCGGGATATAACAACTCATAGGTGTCTAGATGCATTATCCAATCCATGCCAGATTCCTACCATGAAGAAAAATGCTTTTTGTTTATGATAAATACAATACACTAAACGAACACTATTAATAATTGCTGGTGATAAGCCGAAAACAAACATACATACCCGGGCCATCACAATGGCCATCTCCATGTTGAGTGCTTGCTTCAAAAACAGTTTGTGGTTGCAAGGCTTGTAGAAGAATCCTGCGAGCCAGGTTTCGTTCCAGATTCGGCTGCAGGTGAAACATATACATCATCAGAATGGGCATCGAAATGAATTTGTGTAAAGCCCGACGAGGCACGCGGGCGGCGAAGATTGTTTCGGACCACCTGGCCTGCTGCTCCTCAAGCTCCTTGGTCCTGTACACCACCTTCACACCcctaaagaagaagaagagaaacaGAGTCAGAGATTGAGAACAAGCAGAGTGAAATTGGTACTACTGGATTCTTGGAAATCTCAAGCGAGGAACGCACGGGGATGGACTCGAGGACCCCGGCGACGCTGGGCTTGGCGGCCTTGCCCTCGACGAAGAGCAAAAAGTGTGCGACGCCGATGACCTTGTGGTAGAAGAGCCACGGCAGGATCTGGTCCAGGCCTGCGGAGGTGCTCGTTTGCACGCACACCTGGCAAGCAAGCAAAAGATCAGCAGGTCGGACACATCGGCCATAGTGAGTAGCTTCATGGTGGTCCGTGCTGAGTTGCTTCAAGTGTAATCTTCAAAAGCAATCAGTATTAAAATCAGTTGATTCGGAAATAGAAAAGGCATCAAGGAAGCAACGTACCTCAAACTCTGGAACAAGACCTTGGTCTGCAGCAACCTTTTGCATCAACAGGAACCATGGGCCAATTCGAGGGTTTGGCACCGCTGCCCATCCAGGCCTCCCACCTTGAGGGGGGGGTCTCATCCTCCCTCAGATGTGGCACACCTTCAGAAGTAGATTCACAAGAATGAGCAAACCATCAATTATAAAACAATGATTGTGGTAAGAAGGAACCACTAATTAGTAATCAACATGCCTGTATGCATGTGGGTTGAAAAGCATGGACATTGCTCACAAACCATGAAACCAAACAATCGCAGGCTCACAGTATACAGGGAAATCAGGAAAAACATAGAATATAATTAACTGCATGTATGCTAGAAGAACAAGTGCAGTAACTTTCGAATGTATTAACAATTTGTATATGGTATCATATTTACGTATTTAATAGGATTTTACACATAACATATCGAGGTTTGATTGCACCTGTGTATTAAACAAGATACAGACAGATGAATGCAGAACCAACTGATTGGATGGACAGTGAGTGCAGGGCGGTTGGAGACCTCGGAAACAGCCTCTCGAGTGGCTTCCTGCCACCGATGGTCAAGATCATCCTCTGCAACAATGCTGCGTTCATGCTTCAATAACCTAACATTCCCATTTGTAAAGCTCTCCATCCCCTCCTAGAAACAAATATCAGCAACGGTTAGTTGGGAACTATGCCACAAACACATTTGTCAGATACCTTACGAATAAATAAAATAAGGATAAAAATTGCAAGTAACTTTTAACTGAGATCAGAGCCAGTGGAACATAATGGACCATTGTTTTATTACATTACATGATCCTAGATCCCTGTACACCAGTGAGGTATGCAATTTACTACGGTATACTCATGGATAAAAAAATCTAGGGACAACGCACCTACTAAACAGTGTGCTTGTTACTCCCAGATTGCGCTCACTTCCACTATGTTGGCAGCAACAGCGGCCATGCCTCCGGTCACAAGTGTACTTCCAGATACTGAAATAGTCTCCATACACAGCTTTGGCAACGAATTTCTATTTTCTGTATCAAAACCTAGAAGTATAGGTTGAATCTATTCTTCAAGACAAATCTAACCAAATTATTTATTTTAGACTAACCAAAATAATGATACAGAATACAGTCAGAATAATTTTACTGCACGCATTCTATGATGACATCTATCCCCACATGGAGGTTTTTCAGTAGACAAACAAAGAGCGAAATTCTGGCCTTCACGAAGCAAATCGTGAGGCAGGGATTTTTCTCATCGAACAAGCTTCCTGCTTCACAGGTCGGACACATCGGCCGGCGACCGGCGAGGAAGAGGGCGGAGGTGAGATTGGAAAGGTAGTACTCTGGGATGGTGGGTGTCTGACGCGTCGAAGTGGAAGGACCAGCCGCGGAGGTAGGGGAAGGCGGGGGCGGCGAGTACCTCGacgcaggaggcggcggaggatTGGAGGGACTGCAGCCTCGACGGGGCCGGCACGGCCAGGCGaggggagccggcgtcgtccacGCCGCCGCCACGCCACTGGAGGCGAACGCGAGGAGGGCGAGCGCGAGCAGTTGGGCGGTGAGGAGGAGCAGCAGGTGGCGCCACGCGGCGGCGCCGCCGCCGACGCGGTGGAGGACGGCGACCGGAGATCGGGCCGAGGGCGACGGGCCGACGCCAGAGAAGAGCACAACCCTAGGTGGTGGTGGCGGCCGCGACGGGAGGTGGCGGGGGCGGCAGCGACTGGCGGCGGCGTTTGAGGGAGGGAGATGGGGGAGGGGATCGGCGGCGGCTTGATGTGCGAGGGCGACGGCGAAGGATCTGGTGGGGCGTCGCCGGGAGTGAGGGAGGAGATGGGGGCGGGCGGCGCCGGATCGGGGAGGAGATGGGGGCGGGCGGCGCCGGGAGCCAGGGGGAGGTTGGGGGTTGGAGGCATCGATCGTAGGGTTTTTTTGGCACGGTTTTTTTTCGCGGGTGGGTTGCGAGGTAAAAAAACCATGAAAGGTGGGAGTTGTAACCTACGAAATTTCGTGGATTTTTTTTAGGACGAAAAAAAATCAGCGGAGGTGGGACGAAAATTGACCGACGGAGACtgccaactgctccattaggaaTAGAGATATGCAGCAGTATCCAAGTGCGAATGACACGTAGATTGTAATTAGTCGGTAGTTTTAAGGCCCAAGCTCAATTGTTGTTGCGCTCTGTATGTCCAAAGCCCAAAGGAAGCCCATGCACACGTTGTTTAGCCATTCAGAGATGAGTTGCTTGGCCTGTTCGATGAAACCTAGCAGATGTCTGCGGGTAGGTTAGATCGGTTCGACGCCGCCGGTCATTGTATTCGACGCCGCCTCGCCGCTGCTTGCCGCGATTCCAGTGGCCCAGATGCTACATAAGGTCACCACCGCGGTGGACGCCGCTGTCGCTGCCTCTATTAATCATACCTCGATGTCTATAATCCACATGTTCTATTCGAGTCTGGTGATCCCTGCTGATAACCGTATGGTATTCCTCAAGCACTCTCATTTAAAGGTACTATGTACGATACACTTTTGTTGATTGACTGCAGCCTACTTTTCTAATTAGTAGGTTCACTTTCATACAAGAAATTGATTAGTTTACTAATTATCGGTGATTTTTCTTTTGATGGGAGATGGCTTTCTTTGAAAAGTCATATGGTCACAATACTGAAAAAATTCTTGCTAAAAGGTCGCCTTCAATTAGATTATGTCAAATGAGCTTCGTAGTTATGGACCTAAATTTAATCAACTTAAATGAAGTTATTTTTATCTCAAAACATGCATTTCTATCCTCTGATGTCAATCTGTTGTTCGAACTTCTTGTTATCTGTGATGCTTTATTCTTCGTAAAAAATTGCACCTTGCGGCCCGAATTGCTCCGGACAGTGCATTTATCTATCGTTTTTGTGTGTCCACATTTGCGGAGGAGTAGAGTGACATGGAAAAAGTAACATGGGTTCGCATTTAACCCCTCTTGCCTTAGTCTAATTTTTATCTCATGTGTGCGTAAGTGATCATTGTCTTCTTTGCCCCCCTCATGTTTAAATCTTGGCTCCGCCCCTGGCTACGCGCTCTCGTCGGCGGCGTTCGCAAAGCCTTGTCACCGCGCTGCAAGTGTTGCCCCCTCCTCCCAAGGGCAAGGTGAAGAAAGGTGCCTGTGTGGTTCTTCTGCAGCTCGCAGCGAGGATTGCTGTGTCCAACCTGCACAATAATGCCAAGAAGTCCTTCTTGAAGACGTAAGCCACGGCGCATGTTTCTGCCATGATTTCCTTCGGTTGGTTTTCGTGGATTTAGGTGTTGAAAAATTATGGGATGTGGACGCGGGATTAAGGACATGTACCTGCACTACAACGAGAGATCTGGGCTGCTTCTTTGTGGCTTCCAAACTTGAAATTTTTGTTTGGAAGTTAGTTTAGTTTTTTGTTGTGGATTCACATCTTCTGACATGTACCATCCTCTTAGACCTTTAGATTTCCAAAAAAACTAAATAAAGATATGGTGGTATGGTCTTAATAGTACAACTTAAAGCCTTGCATGCTTTATATTTTCTCTGAAATTTGGTCTTGAAGAATCATGTATCTATGTTAGATCCGGTGAGAAAAGGCGGCTTTCAAGCAAAGGATGGGGGAATGTTGGCCACATTTGTTTTTCGACTTGGGTGTCTAAATATTCTCACAATACTTGGCTCCCTCTCGGCCTTTGCGCCATTGGCGCAACGAGTCATCTAGCGTATCTTAAACAACAGCCTAATGAATCCATGCCTGTAAAAACTCCAAATTTGGCCTTTTTTTTTGGTAGACATGGCTAATGGTGGACACGTTTGATGTTTCTTTTTTCCCCCTCAGATTGTGAAGCAGATTGAGAAGCTGATCCAAGCGAAGGCGATGATGGAAGCTACTGGGAAGCCTGAATGATTCAACGAAAGACAGAGCATCTGATGTCCGAGGAATTGAATTAGGCCGGTGTTTGATCCCGATATTTTTGCAACATTTTACATTCCCTCCGTTTTATGtactctgcatattagatttgactaaagtcaaacttcataaagtttgaccaagtttatagaaaacaaTATAAACATACCATAGcaaatctatatgatgtgaaagtacattcaataatgaatctaatggtattgatttgttattctatatgttaatatttttgtttataaactttgtcaaagtttacaaaacttgactttgaccaaatctaaTACGCGGACTAAATAAAATCGGATGGAGTACATAGGAAGGTTTCTGTGGCATGCTGTGTAAATGAGTCTTACCACGCTTCATCACGACATTAGTAACACACACTCGTTGCAGGATGTCACATACTCGTTGCTGCAAGTTGTTCATGTCGCCGGTTGCAATGTACATGGCTCAATGGCCGAACATTAATCATGAGATTTTTCCAACGAGTAAAAAAGAAGAGGCAATATCAATTCATGGTACTAGCTGTAATATGCATATGTGTGGCAGCTGCTTTTGCAGTTTATGAAATGAAACACGATCATTAAAACGCTAAAACTTGCAAGAGGATGAATGCATAGCTGATTTATATTACATATACACAAGTAACAATCTAACAAACATACCAAGCGGCCTGCTTGGTAAGCGGCTAAGCGCCCAACAGAAAATTAAAACAATCTAACAAACACTCTGCTACTAGTGCGATCTGCAAGTTAACAGCTTCAGCTGAGGTTTGAGAGGATGCTCATCAAGTTGCTTGCGCAATTCTTCCTTGAAACCATCGCTGCACGGACCCGTTACCAAGACTTCCTTGAGCTCACCTATATGCTGTAACCCAACAATCTGCAAACAACTTGATCCACCACAAGAGCTGCAGCAATGAATGTTGAGTGCTTCAGTGTACATATCCCTTGAACCTCCAAACTCAACCTTACAGCTGATGCTCCTGCAATCAATCCTGAGGGTGCCGACATGGAACCTATAAGAAACTTGGTCCTGCTTATCAAAACTTAGTTGCTGCTGAATTGGCTTGACACGAAGATGACGCCCCATTGATCCATAATAATCGCTATATAAGATGTCTATGTCCTCTTGACTTGATATCGTCAAGTTATGGTCAAACTTTCTGAGATTGGGAAGCTGCTTGATCCAGACTAGACTTATGCATGCACCACCTGCGCCTGCGCCTGCACCAGTAGTGTAAAGTACCTTAAGGCGTTTTAGGGTCTTGGGCGGCACGGAGATGTCGTCGAAAGAAGCAAAGTCATAGTTGCCGTCCTCCTCCAGCAGCAACAGTTGCAGCGACAAGGACTGGAGATGGCGGTGACCTGAGATGACAAAACACAAGTCGTGCCAGTTTTTACGGTTGACGCCGGACAACCCAAGCTTGCGCAACTGGGTAAGCTTCTTTAGCTCCttgaggaggaggaagccgcctTTTCCACATGCAACATTTACAACACCAAGTGTATGCAACTGCGTCAGCTTCCCAATCCCCTCTGAAGCAGTGGGAACAACCTCAACACCACCACCATTTGCATCAACACGCCTGCGTCTACGCAGATTCAGCTGATTCTTGGACAGCCACCAGTTGCTGCAGGATTCTTCCAAACCACCTGCCCTCTTCTTCCATGCCCCTGAAGATGCCCCCTGGACCACCCATGATGCTGCTGCTTCGGCTCGTACGGTAGGGCTCGTGGAATGATGACCATCTTCTTGTGGTTCTGGTGGTGATGGCGTTCCTGCCGGTGCTGCTGCCCCTGGTAGCAAGACGAGTCGTCTTGTTTCGGTGGTGCCAGCACGAATGTACTGCAGTTTGTGTAATTTGGCGATGATACCAGGTGGGAGCTCGACTATGGAGGTGTGCCTGGCATCCAGAGTCTCCAGCTGCCTCATGGCACACAATGAATCCGGGAGACGAGTGATGTGCACGCATCCTCGCAGGGACATGAACTTGAGGCGAGGAAACTGCTTCCCGATCTTCTCCAGGTCATCATCTGTTACACTAGTACTATCTGATGTACTAGTGCCCTCCAGATCAAGCACGCGAAGCATCTTCATCTTGTCACAAATGAGGAATGACCTCCACTCCCCAAACACTGTCAATGATCGTACCCGTGACAAGTCCATGCTCTTGAATACAATATCATCTCTGTCCCAGCTGCTGCTTATGGTGAGGTGTTGTCCAGTGAGTCGTGGGCTGGGGCTGCATGTCCCGTCTAGTGCAAACACAAGGTTATCTTCCATTGGCCGTGACTTGATGTATTCAAGGAAGAAACCATTGACCTTGTAGGTTGATGATGTCTGCTGCTCCTGGTATAATATGCTCAACTTCGTGAGCTCAGACAAGAGCTTTTCTCCCTTCTCCTCCATGGTGCCATCACCACCAGATGAGTAGCCCTCCGCGATCCACCGCCTGAGCAAACGCCTCCGTCTAATGCTTTGGTCTGTAGGGAAGACTGACATATAGAAGATGCATGGCTTGAGTTCATCTGAGCAAGCATCAAAGTAGGATTGCATCCAACAAAGCAGGCCCCTTGTCTTAGGAGATGGATTGATCCCCAAATTTTTCATGAAGTCAGCATTTAGAAACTCCAAGACCTCAGAGAACTCACTGCCCTGTACGAGTAAGCAGATCGATTCTGCTATAGAAACTATTAATTCTGGAAGCCCGCCACACTTGGACATGGTAATCCTTAAAGCCGCCTCTGCCTCGGTGTAATGCTGAGACGGTAGCTTGCCATCCAAAGTTTTCTACACAATTCAGATACGAATTAATTAAATTCTCAAATTTCAACTAGAGAGAGTCACATGGACATGAGTTTCATACCTTTTCGAAGAGATCAAGGGCCATGTCAACTTCCAGACATTTGATGTTGAGAGTTTCGGTTTCTTGTATGGATGTACAATGTGTGGCAATGCTTTCTTCACGTGTAATGACTATAGTTTTACCACTAGGATGAGATAACAAGGTTGCTTTAATCAAGTCCCAGTCATGCGTGGACCGCAGACCATCAATAACAATGAAGCATCTTTTTGCACGCAGAATTTTACAACACTCTCGAACAGGGTCTTGGCCTTCCATCATACCAATTAGTGAAGTTTCCTTGGCATCAACATCATCCGAATAAAGATCCATAAGCAATCTTCGAGACAAGTCTGTCAAATTGAACGGATGTGGCACATCCACCCAGCCATACCTTTTGTACTCGTGTCTGCAATTATTGTACATTTCTCTGACGATAGCTGATTTCCCAACACCAGGAATACCCCACACGGACACACACGAGTGCACACTAATCCTCAGGAGGAGGAGGCTCATGTCATCCTCACGCCCAACAAGCATACCAAGTTCAAATTTGTCTTCTTCCTCTATGTCACCTCCTCCATCTGTGTGTACAGAATGGTCTTGCTGATCAAAATCCTACAAGTATATATGCATCGTTAACTTGCTGTTAAATTACTTTGGGGCATTTATCATTATTATTTTATTGTAATTACACACGTTTGTGCGTGTACATACCTTAATCTGATCTGTGAGGTTGAGCGCCCGATATTCAATATGATCTACACAATGTGTGGCCACACATTGTTGACCTGTCATAACAACGATACTACCTCTAGTAGACTCACATAAGAGGTGTTGTTTTATGAAGTTCCATCCCGTGGGAGACTCCACATCAATAATGAGGAGGTAATCGTGTTCAGTTAAAAGCTTACGACACCTTTCAAATATATCCTCGTCATCCATTTCCCAGAGCTCATCATATGCTTCGTTCTCTTCCTGTTCTGGGTAAGATTCAATAAGTAAGGTCCAAGCGTTGCGAGCCAAGTCAGACAGCCTGGACGGTGGTGGCTTAGCTTCTCGAAGTCGAGTGCCTAGAAATGTTTCAGTAACGCTAAACTGGTAGCAGTTTTCAAATTTCACTCCGTCAAGTACTCTCAAACAGTCAGGTACTCTCAACTTACAGGTGTCATCATAAAAAATATTCATAAACTGGCGTTTCACATCAATATCCTCCCAGAATAAGGAGATAATAACACCATTCTGTCGTCTTATTTGGCAAATGAATTCATCAAAGCCTATGTGATGCCCACAACCCTGCAGCAATGAATTAAATTTTAAATACTTATTAATTAGGGCAACATGGTGGAATAAATTAAATAACGATCAACATAAATTAAGCACACAACAGTGTTTTATAAGGGGGTGTTTGGTTGGGCTCTGGTTTAAGCAGCTGTCGGCTATCTGCTGTGAAAATGCTTTCGTGCTTGGAAAGCTATTGTTAGCAGTGTAGCCATTTGGCAAACTGGATGTCTAAGTTGTGGCCATTGAGTATAAATATGGAAGAATACCTATGAGGTGCTGAGTAAGTTGTTAATCCACCGATTTAATGTTAATAGCCTGATTTACCCGTATCAGCATAGTATACATGGCATTTTCTTTCAGCTAATTTAAATGGAAACTGTGTAATGTGCAAACTGGGGAGTAAAAAAATACCAAACAAAACATTAGTAATGTTATTACATCGCTAGTTCATATGTTTCTCGCATAATATTAGCTATTGCCAAACCGACTCATTAACTATCTATATAGTAGTACTAATATACTAGAAGCATCAAGAGCAAGAAATAAACCTGCAAGCGTACACATTATAATTAATTATGACTAGCTAGCTAGCTGATAGCTTAATGGTAGCTACATACTCTACCTTAATTCTTTAGAACTTCTACATTTCTGCCCTTAGTAGGTTCCCACTAATTGGTTTTGCCCCTAGTTTCAAACTACGCTCAGTTTTTCCCCTGAACCTTTAAATCGCACTTAGTTTTACCCCTCCCTGCTGTTTCCATCAGGTCAAAGGGCTTTGACCATGTTCTACGGGCAGGTGGGACTCACTCggtaaaaaaaagaaaaagaatctctctctctctttttcccctccctctccctctcatatatatatatctcCTACTACCGGATGTAGTTACACCCATGTCTAATATACTACCATGCGGTAGTATATACGCTATTTATCATTTTTAGTATGTTCGTATATTATATCTAAGATACTCAAAATGAGTTATATGAAAAAAAATGCAAGTGGGCCCATGGTTTTCATTATATTTGTGAAATACACACAAATGTACGTAGAAAGGAGTATGCTTAAAATGTGGTACATACTACCtaaaaagtactccctccgtcccataatataagagcgtttttgaaaTACATACAAATGTATGTAGAAAGGAGTATAGTGTCAAAagcgctcttatattatgggacggagggagtagtatataaACTACCTAAACATTTttatatactactccctccgtaaagaaatataaaaacgTTTAGACCACaccactactttagtgatctaaacactcttatatttctttatggagggagtacataCTACGCGTACATACACCCCGGTATGATAGATACTACATAGAATGTATGAAACAAAAATGGAAGTAACTACACCCAGTCGTAGAAAACATTTGGAACTAATGTTTGATCTTGCTCGCTAGATTCTTGGATCAAAACGAACTCTATTGAATAGACCTGAGCTGAGATTCCTAAAATTCCTTTTATAGGTGAAAACATATATTTTTCCACAATTAATATCACAATTTTCCAAATATGTGCATTGTGATTAATGTAAATTTGTCAAACTAACGGTCAAATTAAGTAGCATATAGAACCATAAAAATAACAAGTAATAAATAATTATTTTGTTTTCTACTCTCTCCCCATCCATCGAATCAAGGCATATTAGTAAGATTTTTAATTGAAACTAAAATGTTATGATTAAACTAgacttgtactccctccgtcccaaaataagtgacacttattttgggatggatGGAGTACGAACCAATTAAAATAATCCTTCTATATTTTTGGACGGATCTAAATAGAAGTACCCTAAGTTAATTTAATTACAGGTACCATGGGTAACTAGCTAGATATAATTGCATGCAAGTAAAAAAGACTACACAGGTACAAGAGCATAATAATTGTATAACTTGAGTACTTACCTTGGGAAAAATGGCATAAAGATATCGATCATGAGAGAAGCATTTAAGCTCTGATACTTGGTAGGGGTTCCCAGCACAGAGAAGGGCAATTCCCAAGTGCTTGGTGAAGACGACAATCCGACTGCCGTTTTCGCCATCTGGGAGGCACATTCTAATGGCATTCCACTCTGCGACACTGGACAATTCTTGCTCTAAGACAATGAGATACCTATGCTGGCTGACTTCCAACGCGAGCTTGGACATATTatcatggtggtggtggtggttagATGTGAAGTGAGTCAGCAAGTTGTTGAGGAACTCTACCGGGTTGAAAGGATGATGCGTGCTCAGCTTTACCCAGGCGCGATTCTTGAATTCTTGGCAAGTTTCTGGGTCATAGTATGCCTTCTTCATAATACTTGCCCACCCGAGTTCCGCAACAACATCAGCTTGCGTACTTTCCCATAGGGAGATCACTTTGAGCTCACTGCCTTGGCAATCGATCAACCTTTTCAGATCGCAGGGGCGATCGCAAAGCTTTCCCATGGCCTTCCAAACCTCCCTTAGGTCGTGGAATGTCGCCATTGTTGCC from Triticum urartu cultivar G1812 chromosome 3, Tu2.1, whole genome shotgun sequence encodes:
- the LOC125542865 gene encoding uncharacterized protein LOC125542865 — translated: MAEFALGLTKTAVAGTVSKVKSAIEEETKLRVRVQEDLVFITGEFEMMQSFLNVANAERANNQVVQTWVRQLRDLAFDVEDCVEFVIHLDKASRWDWVRRLTSSLICMARPPLPLDEAVEEIKRLKARVEDVSQRNTRYNLIGTSGNDDGSSNQQLQPFMRTSCTSATMATFHDLREVWKAMGKLCDRPCDLKRLIDCQGSELKVISLWESTQADVVAELGWASIMKKAYYDPETCQEFKNRAWVKLSTHHPFNPVEFLNNLLTHFTSNHHHHHDNMSKLALEVSQHRYLIVLEQELSSVAEWNAIRMCLPDGENGSRIVVFTKHLGIALLCAGNPYQVSELKCFSHDRYLYAIFPKGCGHHIGFDEFICQIRRQNGVIISLFWEDIDVKRQFMNIFYDDTCKLRVPDCLRVLDGVKFENCYQFSVTETFLGTRLREAKPPPSRLSDLARNAWTLLIESYPEQEENEAYDELWEMDDEDIFERCRKLLTEHDYLLIIDVESPTGWNFIKQHLLCESTRGSIVVMTGQQCVATHCVDHIEYRALNLTDQIKDFDQQDHSVHTDGGGDIEEEDKFELGMLVGREDDMSLLLLRISVHSCVSVWGIPGVGKSAIVREMYNNCRHEYKRYGWVDVPHPFNLTDLSRRLLMDLYSDDVDAKETSLIGMMEGQDPVRECCKILRAKRCFIVIDGLRSTHDWDLIKATLLSHPSGKTIVITREESIATHCTSIQETETLNIKCLEVDMALDLFEKKTLDGKLPSQHYTEAEAALRITMSKCGGLPELIVSIAESICLLVQGSEFSEVLEFLNADFMKNLGINPSPKTRGLLCWMQSYFDACSDELKPCIFYMSVFPTDQSIRRRRLLRRWIAEGYSSGGDGTMEEKGEKLLSELTKLSILYQEQQTSSTYKVNGFFLEYIKSRPMEDNLVFALDGTCSPSPRLTGQHLTISSSWDRDDIVFKSMDLSRVRSLTVFGEWRSFLICDKMKMLRVLDLEGTSTSDSTSVTDDDLEKIGKQFPRLKFMSLRGCVHITRLPDSLCAMRQLETLDARHTSIVELPPGIIAKLHKLQYIRAGTTETRRLVLLPGAAAPAGTPSPPEPQEDGHHSTSPTVRAEAAASWVVQGASSGAWKKRAGGLEESCSNWWLSKNQLNLRRRRRVDANGGGVEVVPTASEGIGKLTQLHTLGVVNVACGKGGFLLLKELKKLTQLRKLGLSGVNRKNWHDLCFVISGHRHLQSLSLQLLLLEEDGNYDFASFDDISVPPKTLKRLKVLYTTGAGAGAGGACISLVWIKQLPNLRKFDHNLTISSQEDIDILYSDYYGSMGRHLRVKPIQQQLSFDKQDQVSYRFHVGTLRIDCRSISCKVEFGGSRDMYTEALNIHCCSSCGGSSCLQIVGLQHIGELKEVLVTGPCSDGFKEELRKQLDEHPLKPQLKLLTCRSH